Within the Desulfobacterales bacterium genome, the region TGGCATACAACTACCTGTTTGATCTACATCGGTACATTGGTGAAAGACTGGCGGATGCGGACAACAAATTAAAAAACAACACTGAACCGGCGCTGAAAAGTTTTCAAAAGGGCCGCACTGTATTGCTGCAGGATTTTCAGGAATTTCTAAAGGACCGCTATCATCACAAGCTGCCCCTGCGGTTGTCGCAGCGCTTGAAAAAGATCAACGGAACTTACCGGCTGACATAAACTGCGAAACTATCTGACTCACCGCTCATGTGTCCGTGAGTCTTTTGCGCTCGATATTCAGTAGACGCCGGCGGATTTATTCAGTCGGGTTCAAGGGCTATTTTTTAAATTTTTCTTTAAAACAAGCGGCGATTTCTTCCAACCTCTGATTCCATTCCTTCAGGAATTCAGGATCCGCGCTGTCTTCTTCTGCCCGGCTGCTGTCGAAATAGACCTTATAGATCTCCAGCAAATCAGTTCCGGCTAAATCGTCTCCTGCAATGGGATCGGCCTTTGCATAAGATACATTTGCAAAATTAAACCCTTCATCGATATGATCCAGCAGAAAGTCAGCGAAAACAGCCTTTTCAGTCCAATTACGGTATTTTGGGAAATTAGCGCTGATGATATTTTCGTTAAACTTTACCCTTTTTGCCCAGCTTCTGAGCACCTCCCAGGGTATTAACTCATAGACATCGTTGATTTTCATGATTTTGCTCCCTTAGCCGTAAAACAGCAGTTATCCGGTGTCCGGATTGCGGCTTCGCTGCATAAATTTCAATCCGGGAAGATCCACAGGCATCTCTTTAATGAACATCATCAGGAATAATTCATAAGCATTAAAAAACCGATACGCAAACTTATGCCGGACTATTTATCATCTTTCGGTTCTTTGTTGAAAGACAAACTTAATTGTGTTAAAAATTGATACGTAATTATATTGACAGGTTATAAAGTGATGACGCTTGCTGTAGACATTTGGAATCTACTCGGCCGGGTGCAATCATTGCTACTGACGGCCGCAACCAAAGACCGATCCAGCTTCTTTAATAACGCCGCTGCAGCAGGCAGTGTCGGGGTTTCAATGACGGGAAGCAGGGTTATTACATTCCATGAAGCGGGCTTGTGGACGTCATCTGATCATCAAACAATCGATTTTCGAAATATCTATCAATGGTCGCTATCGGATTTGGAAGATACCATCCGGCTGACGCATTTACGTTACGGCGCCGACAACCCGGTCCATCTGGTGGATTTCCGATCCATAGGCACAAACACCATGTCATCATTTCAGCCGCATGTTTGTGGGGCCGACCGATACAGTGCAAGTCTTTCCGTTGCCGGCGACCGTATCCTTTTAAACTGGAGAATCCTGGGGCCGGCAAAAAATGACTCGCTCGACTGCACCTATTCAACCGACAAAACACATCAGGAAGACCGAAATGACAATTAAAATCGTGACAACCGGCGGCACCATCGACAAGATCTATTTCGACCGAAAAAACGAATTTCAAGTGGGCTCCCCCCAGATAGTGGAGGTGCTTGCCGAGGCCAATGTAACCCTCGATTATGAAGTAATCCAGCTTTTGCGCAAAGACAGCCTTGAGTTGACGGACGCAGACAGGCGCCTGATATACGAAGCGATCTTGTCGGATCCCGGCCGTCACTTTGTGGTCACCCATGGAACCGACACCATGCTGGTTACCGCAAAGGTGTTAAAAAAAATAAACGACAAGGTCATTGTATTAACCGGCGCCATGCAGCCCGCTAAATTCCGGCAAACCGATGCGGTTTTTAACATCGCTGCAGCCATAACGGCGGTGCAGCTTTTAAGGCCGGGTGTATACATTGCCATGAATGGAAGAATTTTCGATCCGATCAAAACCAGAAA harbors:
- a CDS encoding DUF6314 family protein, which gives rise to MTLAVDIWNLLGRVQSLLLTAATKDRSSFFNNAAAAGSVGVSMTGSRVITFHEAGLWTSSDHQTIDFRNIYQWSLSDLEDTIRLTHLRYGADNPVHLVDFRSIGTNTMSSFQPHVCGADRYSASLSVAGDRILLNWRILGPAKNDSLDCTYSTDKTHQEDRNDN
- a CDS encoding asparaginase domain-containing protein, whose amino-acid sequence is MTIKIVTTGGTIDKIYFDRKNEFQVGSPQIVEVLAEANVTLDYEVIQLLRKDSLELTDADRRLIYEAILSDPGRHFVVTHGTDTMLVTAKVLKKINDKVIVLTGAMQPAKFRQTDAVFNIAAAITAVQLLRPGVYIAMNGRIFDPIKTRKNIDQNRFEPVE